The following proteins are encoded in a genomic region of Thioclava nitratireducens:
- the mtaB gene encoding tRNA (N(6)-L-threonylcarbamoyladenosine(37)-C(2))-methylthiotransferase MtaB, whose protein sequence is MKPPVFSTLGCRLNSYETEAMKELAAGAGLEGAVVVNTCAVTAEAVRKAKQEIRRLARENPDVPVIVTGCAAQTEPDTFAAMPEVTKIIGNHEKMQADTWAQLAPQGPDFIGETERVMVDDIMSVKETAGHLIDGFGRHRAYVQVQNGCDHRCTFCIIPFGRGNSRSVPAGVVVEQIKRLVDRGFNEVVLTGVDLTSWGADLPGEPRLGDLVMRILRLVPDLPRLRISSIDSIEADENLMLAIASEPRLMPHLHLSLQAGDDMILKRMKRRHLRDDAIAFTEEARKLRPGIVFGADIIAGFPTETEEMFENSLRLVDDCGLTFLHVFPYSARKGTPAARMPAVKGPIVKERAARLRAKGEAALAAHLDAQVGTEQLVLTETPRVARTEGFAEVTFEADQPEGTLMSVRITGHDGARLLAG, encoded by the coding sequence ATGAAACCGCCCGTTTTCTCGACTCTCGGCTGCCGCCTCAACTCCTATGAGACGGAGGCGATGAAGGAATTGGCTGCAGGCGCCGGGCTCGAAGGGGCCGTGGTCGTCAATACCTGCGCCGTGACCGCCGAGGCCGTGCGCAAGGCCAAGCAGGAAATCCGCAGGCTTGCCCGCGAGAATCCGGACGTGCCGGTGATCGTGACCGGCTGCGCTGCGCAGACCGAGCCCGACACCTTCGCCGCGATGCCCGAGGTCACCAAGATCATCGGCAATCACGAGAAAATGCAGGCCGACACCTGGGCGCAGCTCGCCCCGCAAGGCCCCGATTTCATCGGCGAGACCGAGCGGGTGATGGTCGACGACATCATGTCGGTGAAGGAGACCGCCGGTCACCTGATCGATGGGTTCGGCCGCCATCGCGCTTATGTGCAGGTGCAAAACGGCTGCGATCACCGCTGCACCTTCTGCATCATCCCCTTCGGGCGCGGCAATTCGCGCTCCGTCCCGGCGGGCGTCGTGGTCGAGCAGATCAAGCGCCTCGTGGATCGCGGCTTCAACGAGGTCGTCCTCACCGGGGTCGATCTGACTTCCTGGGGCGCGGACCTGCCGGGCGAGCCGCGTCTGGGCGATCTGGTGATGCGAATCCTGCGCCTCGTGCCGGACCTGCCGCGCCTGCGCATCTCCTCCATCGACTCGATCGAGGCGGATGAGAACCTGATGCTGGCGATCGCGAGTGAGCCGCGACTGATGCCGCATCTGCATCTCAGCCTTCAGGCGGGCGACGACATGATCCTCAAGCGGATGAAGCGCCGCCACCTGCGCGACGACGCCATCGCCTTTACCGAGGAAGCGCGCAAGCTGCGCCCCGGGATTGTCTTCGGCGCGGATATTATCGCGGGTTTCCCGACCGAGACCGAGGAGATGTTCGAAAACTCCCTGCGGCTCGTCGACGATTGCGGGCTGACCTTCCTGCATGTTTTCCCCTATTCCGCGCGCAAGGGCACGCCCGCCGCGCGGATGCCCGCCGTGAAAGGCCCGATCGTCAAGGAGCGCGCGGCCCGGCTGCGCGCGAAGGGTGAGGCCGCGCTGGCCGCCCATCTCGACGCGCAGGTCGGCACCGAACAGCTCGTGCTGACCGAAACCCCGCGCGTCGCGCGCACCGAAGGCTTTGCCGAGGTGACGTTCGAGGCGGACCAGCCCGAAGGCACGCTGATGAGCGTGCGCATCACTGGCCATGACGGGGCACGGTTGCTGGCGGGGTAA
- a CDS encoding helix-turn-helix domain-containing protein, giving the protein MDDKWFKLQQKRVGVTAEDIARELGRDRSVVSKIYTGQRSMTLEFARKFAEVLQVPLSEVLERSGVATGDDAKNIAPSFAEGDVALWAPREGDRRKVPMVAQALGERKGMDIWVVETGAMSLQGYLPGDYMLVDNEQSERVKGGDVVVAQIYDNTKNRAVTVLRRLEPPVLVAASMDPADRRTHVVDGVNVVIRGKVIASWRISEDVRQPSNHERRELDRRLRENESADVENASEKSEIVRPKRRARDYEVWISGASEEGS; this is encoded by the coding sequence ACCGCCGAAGACATCGCTCGTGAGTTGGGGCGGGACCGCTCGGTGGTATCCAAGATCTACACCGGTCAGCGATCGATGACGCTAGAGTTCGCGCGAAAATTTGCTGAGGTTCTCCAGGTCCCCCTCTCCGAAGTGCTTGAGCGCTCGGGGGTGGCGACTGGCGACGACGCTAAAAACATAGCTCCCAGTTTCGCTGAAGGCGATGTCGCGCTTTGGGCCCCTCGAGAAGGGGATCGCCGGAAGGTTCCGATGGTCGCCCAGGCTCTTGGTGAGCGAAAAGGCATGGACATATGGGTTGTAGAGACGGGCGCCATGTCGTTGCAGGGCTACTTGCCTGGAGACTACATGCTGGTCGACAATGAACAATCCGAGCGCGTCAAAGGCGGCGATGTGGTCGTTGCCCAGATCTACGACAATACGAAAAACCGAGCTGTAACAGTCTTGAGGCGGCTCGAGCCTCCGGTGCTCGTCGCGGCTTCGATGGATCCCGCAGATCGACGGACGCACGTGGTAGATGGTGTGAATGTGGTCATCCGCGGCAAGGTAATTGCCAGTTGGCGGATAAGCGAAGATGTCCGCCAGCCAAGTAATCACGAGCGTCGCGAATTAGACAGGCGGTTGAGAGAAAACGAGTCGGCAGATGTCGAAAACGCCAGCGAAAAGAGCGAAATAGTTCGCCCAAAAAGGCGGGCGCGTGACTATGAGGTCTGGATATCTGGGGCGAGCGAAGAGGGAAGCTGA
- a CDS encoding phosphotransferase enzyme family protein: MISDETARAMAESALASWGGAPEPPRLVKNRENIVFEAHLKDGRHVALRLHRPGYQGREGVEAELRWCESLADQGMPVPRPVRTSEGALTGLVEDRVTSCVGWLDGTPIGAGDQPLSGTPEAVRTEAQALGRLIAQLHISSDAAPPDGFDRNPWDGEGFLGERPLWGRFWEHPQLSEVEATTLSSDRDLARVLLAQAQDYGPIHADCLRENVLSTPDGLALIDFDDCGPGYRLYDLATALVQGWGDPLWGEQAAGLVEGYRSLRPLPPDQEALLPLFVALRAFASAGWIVTRALPSDPRQKLYVERALDLAQHLENRTPPWETSR; this comes from the coding sequence ATGATCTCGGACGAGACCGCACGGGCGATGGCGGAGTCTGCCCTCGCTTCATGGGGAGGTGCGCCCGAGCCGCCGCGACTGGTGAAGAACCGCGAGAATATCGTCTTCGAGGCGCATCTGAAGGACGGTCGCCATGTCGCGTTGCGTTTGCACCGGCCCGGTTATCAGGGCCGCGAAGGGGTCGAGGCCGAGTTGCGCTGGTGCGAAAGCCTCGCCGATCAGGGGATGCCGGTGCCGCGCCCGGTGCGCACGAGCGAGGGCGCTCTGACAGGGCTCGTGGAGGACCGCGTCACCTCTTGCGTGGGTTGGCTGGATGGGACGCCGATCGGCGCGGGCGATCAGCCCCTCTCCGGGACGCCAGAAGCAGTGCGCACCGAGGCCCAGGCGCTGGGTCGCCTCATCGCGCAGCTTCACATCAGCAGCGATGCCGCCCCGCCCGACGGGTTCGACCGGAACCCGTGGGATGGCGAGGGGTTTCTGGGGGAGCGTCCGCTTTGGGGTCGTTTCTGGGAACATCCTCAGCTTTCGGAAGTTGAGGCCACAACGCTGTCCTCGGACCGCGACCTTGCGCGTGTGCTTTTGGCACAGGCACAGGACTATGGTCCGATCCACGCCGATTGCCTGCGTGAGAACGTGCTGTCGACGCCGGACGGGCTCGCCCTGATCGACTTCGACGATTGCGGGCCGGGCTACCGGCTCTACGACCTCGCGACGGCGCTGGTGCAGGGCTGGGGCGATCCGCTTTGGGGCGAACAGGCGGCTGGGCTCGTCGAGGGCTATCGCAGCCTGCGACCGCTTCCGCCCGATCAGGAGGCACTCCTGCCGCTTTTCGTGGCGCTGAGGGCCTTCGCCTCCGCTGGCTGGATTGTGACCCGGGCCCTGCCTTCCGATCCGCGCCAAAAACTATATGTAGAACGTGCGCTTGATCTCGCACAGCATTTGGAGAACCGTACGCCGCCATGGGAGACCAGTCGATGA
- the dapF gene encoding diaminopimelate epimerase: protein MKMHGLGNDFVVIDARVGDDPVTPALARALGDRHRGVGFDQLAVIRPAQGADFTLDFWNNDGTRAGACGNATRCVSDYMMRQLDRADVTLVTERGHLSAVRREDGMVSVNMGAPILEAAQIPILPGIDPAHLPLGGDPIAVGMGNPHCVFFVDDAEAVEVDRQGPVIEHDPLFPERTNVEFASVIGPDHLRMRVWERGTGITLACGSGTCATAVAAHLRGLTGKRVLVDVDGGQLEIDWRDDGVWMTGPTAHVFDATLTQDFLDAI, encoded by the coding sequence ATGAAGATGCATGGGCTCGGCAATGACTTCGTCGTGATCGACGCCCGCGTGGGCGACGATCCGGTCACGCCTGCGCTCGCGCGTGCGCTCGGTGATCGGCATCGCGGCGTGGGATTCGACCAGCTCGCCGTGATCCGCCCCGCCCAAGGGGCTGATTTCACGCTCGATTTCTGGAACAACGACGGTACGCGGGCCGGCGCTTGCGGGAATGCGACCCGCTGCGTGAGCGATTACATGATGCGTCAGCTCGACCGGGCCGATGTCACGCTGGTGACCGAACGCGGGCACCTCAGCGCGGTGCGGCGCGAGGACGGGATGGTCTCGGTCAATATGGGCGCGCCGATTCTCGAAGCGGCGCAAATTCCGATTCTGCCGGGCATCGATCCCGCGCATCTGCCGCTTGGCGGCGACCCGATCGCGGTCGGCATGGGCAACCCGCATTGCGTCTTCTTCGTGGACGATGCCGAGGCGGTCGAAGTGGATCGCCAGGGCCCGGTGATCGAGCATGATCCCCTGTTCCCCGAGCGCACCAATGTCGAATTTGCCAGCGTGATCGGCCCCGACCATCTGCGGATGCGCGTCTGGGAGCGCGGCACCGGCATCACGCTGGCCTGCGGCTCGGGCACCTGCGCCACCGCCGTCGCCGCGCATCTGCGTGGCCTCACCGGCAAGCGTGTCCTCGTCGATGTCGATGGCGGCCAGCTGGAGATCGACTGGCGCGACGATGGCGTCTGGATGACCGGCCCCACCGCGCATGTGTTCGATGCGACCCTCACCCAAGATTTTCTGGACGCGATATGA
- a CDS encoding NUDIX hydrolase: protein MKWAKSVAKGLLGYRPASLQVGALCLRIRDGKTQVLLITSRDTGRWVIPKGWPMRGRSLSGAAKQEAWEEAGVVGKIDKEPAGAFRYDKILDSGLATPTDVVVFPLRVETLMKSYPEEHQRKRKWFAPKEAAKLVAEEGLQKILRKL, encoded by the coding sequence ATGAAATGGGCGAAATCCGTCGCCAAGGGCCTGCTGGGCTATCGTCCCGCCTCTTTGCAGGTGGGCGCGCTCTGTCTGCGCATCCGTGACGGAAAGACCCAGGTTCTGCTGATCACCTCCCGCGATACCGGGCGCTGGGTCATCCCCAAAGGCTGGCCGATGCGGGGACGCTCGCTGTCCGGCGCAGCCAAGCAGGAGGCGTGGGAAGAGGCCGGAGTCGTCGGCAAGATCGACAAGGAGCCCGCCGGGGCATTCCGTTATGACAAGATCCTCGATAGCGGCTTGGCGACGCCCACCGATGTCGTCGTCTTCCCGCTGCGGGTGGAGACCCTGATGAAGTCCTATCCCGAAGAACATCAGCGCAAGCGCAAATGGTTCGCGCCGAAGGAGGCCGCGAAGCTTGTGGCGGAAGAGGGGCTGCAAAAAATTCTGCGCAAGCTCTGA
- a CDS encoding aspartate aminotransferase family protein, with translation MGSDLLDRRERLLGPNVPTFYDRPVEIVRGEGASLFDADGQRYLDAYNNVAHCGHCHPRIVKAICEQAATLNTHTRYLHEGILDYAEALLGKFAFDGQLLMTCTGSEANDVALRMAQAVTGKRGFIATDNTYHGNTTAVAHLSTRRPPIGGWPDHIRRVPAPDSLTPLGGSLEAQSEAFAANVAQAIAELEESGHGFAGLMLCPIFANEGMPGIAPGFLDPTVEAIRRAGGLILCDEVQPGFGRIGSHFWGHEWLGVTPDVVTMGKPMGNGHPVAGLVATPEVMGAFREAFGYFNTFGGNPVSVAAAMETLRVIEDEGLQENAAQVGDYLLQGLRDLSHPLIADTRGLGLFLGIELARDGEPASDAAGRIVEAMRERHVLMGRVGRAQHILKIRPPMVFNRSDADEILEKLSQSFEELPA, from the coding sequence ATGGGGAGTGATCTGCTGGACCGGCGCGAACGGCTTTTAGGGCCGAACGTGCCGACCTTCTACGACCGCCCGGTGGAGATCGTGCGGGGAGAGGGCGCTTCGCTTTTCGACGCCGACGGCCAGCGCTACCTCGACGCCTATAACAACGTCGCCCATTGCGGCCATTGCCATCCGCGCATCGTGAAGGCGATCTGCGAACAGGCTGCGACGCTCAACACCCACACGCGCTATCTGCATGAGGGCATTCTGGATTATGCCGAGGCGTTGCTGGGCAAGTTCGCCTTCGATGGTCAGCTTCTGATGACCTGCACCGGGTCCGAGGCCAACGACGTCGCTTTGCGCATGGCGCAGGCGGTGACCGGCAAGCGCGGCTTCATCGCGACCGACAACACCTATCACGGCAACACCACCGCCGTGGCGCATCTGTCGACGCGTCGCCCGCCGATCGGAGGCTGGCCGGACCATATCCGCCGGGTGCCGGCGCCCGACAGTCTTACCCCCTTGGGCGGATCGCTTGAGGCGCAGTCCGAAGCCTTTGCGGCCAACGTCGCGCAGGCGATTGCCGAGCTGGAAGAGAGCGGCCACGGCTTCGCGGGGCTCATGCTCTGCCCGATCTTCGCCAATGAGGGGATGCCCGGCATCGCGCCCGGTTTCCTAGACCCGACCGTCGAGGCGATCCGCCGCGCGGGCGGGCTGATCCTGTGTGACGAGGTGCAGCCGGGTTTCGGCCGGATCGGCTCGCATTTCTGGGGGCACGAATGGCTGGGCGTCACGCCTGACGTGGTCACGATGGGCAAGCCGATGGGCAATGGGCACCCGGTCGCGGGCCTTGTTGCGACGCCCGAGGTGATGGGCGCCTTCCGCGAGGCTTTCGGCTATTTCAACACGTTCGGCGGGAATCCCGTTTCGGTCGCAGCCGCAATGGAGACGTTGCGGGTGATCGAGGACGAAGGCTTGCAGGAGAACGCGGCACAGGTCGGCGACTACCTTCTGCAAGGGCTGCGCGACCTGTCCCATCCGCTGATCGCCGACACGCGGGGCCTTGGCCTGTTCCTCGGGATCGAACTGGCGCGGGACGGCGAGCCCGCCAGCGACGCTGCTGGCCGGATCGTCGAGGCGATGCGCGAGCGCCATGTCTTGATGGGCCGGGTGGGCCGAGCGCAACACATTCTCAAGATCCGCCCGCCGATGGTCTTCAATCGCAGCGATGCCGATGAAATTCTGGAGAAGCTTTCGCAGAGTTTCGAGGAGCTTCCTGCATGA
- the arfB gene encoding alternative ribosome rescue aminoacyl-tRNA hydrolase ArfB — protein sequence MLRINDQITIEDWEITETFTRAQGPGGQNVNKVSTAVELRFEAERSPHLPQPVKNRLRRIAGRRWTSDGALLLLVQDTRSQARNREIARDRLAEMIRKACEKPKKRIPTRPTLGSKKRRLKAKAIHGEKKALRGKVSDGE from the coding sequence ATGCTGCGGATCAACGATCAGATAACCATCGAGGATTGGGAAATCACCGAAACCTTCACCCGGGCGCAAGGTCCAGGGGGGCAGAATGTGAACAAGGTCTCGACCGCGGTGGAGCTGCGCTTCGAGGCCGAACGCTCGCCGCATCTGCCGCAGCCGGTGAAGAACCGCCTGCGCCGGATCGCGGGGCGCAGATGGACCAGCGACGGCGCGCTTTTGCTGCTGGTGCAGGACACGCGCAGTCAGGCGCGCAACCGCGAGATCGCACGCGACCGCCTCGCCGAGATGATCCGAAAGGCCTGCGAAAAGCCCAAGAAACGCATCCCGACCCGACCCACGCTCGGCTCGAAGAAGCGGCGTCTGAAGGCGAAGGCGATTCACGGCGAGAAGAAAGCGCTGCGCGGGAAGGTCTCGGATGGGGAGTGA